CATCGATCATCGATTGAGTAGTGCCCGTTACTCGATTTAAAGTAACTGCAGAGGCATTTGGCTGGTTAAAGTTAACCGTAGCATTTTTTCCAACGTTAAAGCTATCCCAATTCACAACCGCACGTTGTGAAGTTTGATTGATATTCATGGTCGCAGAATTAGCCGTTTGGGTCTGCGAAATGGAGGCGCTTCCGGAGACTATTTTTCCACCAGTTGGAAGTGCATTTGGAGCGGTCTGTGAGATCGCAAAATTGAACTGACTGAGAATCAAAAATCCAACTGCGTAGCGTGTCTTATTGTGCGAATTTTTCGCGACAAAATTCCTCTTCGCTTTCGCAAAGAAAAATGCATGCTGATCGAGAATTTTTGCTACTAGTTTTTTCAAAAAAATTACGTACTGTTTGATTGCAAAAATACGCAATCAGTTATTAATTAACAACTGTTGATAAGACAAATTTTTTACTACTTTTTATTTACTACAGATCACCCTGGAAAGCCCTGTTTATATGGCTTAGGGAGTAATCAGGATACACAATAATTAGCCTTAAAGCTAACCTTGATGTAGATCAATTTTCTGCATAAATGACACCCTGTTAGTACAAGGGTCTGAAGGCGCCTGAATTGACATGCCCTACTTCTGTGCACACTCAAAATCCTCAGTTTTGGATTTTTTGCAGCAGTTTGAGCTACTCCTCAGGGCTAAAAATTACCCTCTTTTAAGCTCAAAATAGGGTCAATTTTGGACTATTTTTACAGTGAATTTTTGAGTATTTTTTACTGCAATTTTGATTAAATTTTTCAGTGAATTTTGTAAACGGATTACTTCAAAATTAACGTGGTTTTGAAGCTGAATGCTTGACGAATTTTTAAGAAATTTTGCTACAAATATACCTTCGAATTTGGGTAAAAATGAGGTCAAATTGGAGGGTCAGTTTTTAACAATTTTGGATCCAGTGGTAGTCAAAAATTTGCCCCATCAAACACGCTTTTTTGATGTCAATTTCAGGTCATTTTGACAGCGGATTTTGCACCCAAAATTTAGCTTATCCCCTGCTTAAATTTCCCAATTCTGGATGATCATTTTTAGGAAATTTCTGATCCTTGGCGGGTGTCAATTTTGGCCCGTTAATGAACTATTTTGAGTTCATGTATTACTTTAAGTATTTGAAAATTGCGCTATGGCTATGTGATTTTTTACTTTAACTTTAGCTTGCATCACACTCACAAAACATCGTTTCCACTCTCTCCACACAAGAATTTTGCTTTGAGTACACTTCAATTGATTGATTGCATAAATGAATTACACGCATTATTTTTGTATTGATTGTTGACTAAAATAGGATGCAAATAGAACTCAAATGGAGATATCTTTTAGGGTCGATTTTGGGGTGTTTTCAGGGGGTGGTTTTTGGTCCCGAAATTTGCTTTTTGCAGCCTCCAAAAGTGCCCTTTCAATAGCGGGTTTTGCCCCCACCAAACTGAAGCGGGTGACGGCAAATGCACCGGACTGGAGGGCTACTGCAAAACCGATCATTTCCCCTGTCTGGGTAGCCTTTAAAACAGCATCAAATGGGTCCAGAATCTGGAATAGATTACCCCCAATTTGGGTGCATTCCATGCTCAGGGCCGTAGATATGCTCTGGCTATTCATCAGAACAGAGTATTTGGTCCCTGGATCGCATTTAAGGGCCTGGTGAAGGTAAAACAAACACTTCTCACCCGAACAGAAGACCCCAAACGAGGATTTGGAGTCATTAGCTGTGTATGCCTCATTTGTTTGCCCATTAAGGTCTACAACCCAGTTCTGGGAGGCTAATTTCTCAGCTTGAGCGGTCAAGGCAAGCAATAGCAAGCCCATGGCGATGAGGTTCTTTATGAAGGTCATTGCACAATCCTTGCATTCGCACGTAGGTTTTTAACGGTTTCGGCAACATACTGCTGAACAATTGCTTGGCGGATCTGCGGCTTAGCCTCATCGAAGCTGGGAATCTTAAAAGCCCGCTTATCGTCCAGCTTGAGGATCACCCAACCCGCTTGAGTCTGAATGGGGGCTTGGGTAATTGCACCCTTAGATAAGTTAGGAATAACACTGGCAACCGGGGCTATTACCTGGCCAGGCATCACCCAGCCCAAAGAGCCACCCTGAGCCTTAGAGGCTTGATCAATTGAATACTCTTGCGCGAGCTTGCCAAATAACTCACCCTTCTGAATTCGGCGGATCAGGTCGATCGCATCAGTCTCATTAGAGACCAAAATTTGACTCAAGCGGTATTGGGTGCCATTGCCACCCTCACCCATGAGTTTGCGCTGGCGGTCATACTCTTCTCGCATCTTGGCATCCGTAATAGGATCTTTTTTGAAATGGTCCTCAAGGAATGCTTGTAGCAGCAAGTTTTGTTTTAGCTGCGTCACTTGATCGGGGAAATCAATTTCCTTAGCAAGACCCAGCTTCGTTGCCTCTTGCGCAATCAATTCTTTATTAATGAGATCTTCTTTGATTGCCTGACGCAGTTCTGGGCTATCTTTTTGCCCCTGGCTCGTAACAGCCTTTACATTGAGATTAAGAAGACCTTGAGTGATGGCTGTTCCATTAACTGTGGCAACAAACTCATAAGCCAAATTAGATTCAGACTTTGCTTGCGCATATACATTGGTAACAATGGCTGTTGCGGCCAATGTTAATAAACTGATAAGAGCATTTTTTTTCATTGGCGAACAACTCACAAAATTAATAATTTTTTAGAACTGATAACTTCCAGTAAACCAGCCGCGGGGATTAGTGGTCGAGCCATCTGTATTGACGGGCTGTCCTGTAGAGCTATAGAGAGGATTTTTGCCAATCTGCCAGGCAACCATTGCCCCCAAGTTCCAACCTTCCCAATCCCACTTAGCGCCAAATCCTGCGCCTTGCAAAGAATAGAAGTTATTAGCGTTTGTCAGGCCCTGCCAGTTGGGGTAGGTATTTTTGTATTGCTGAACTAATCCTAGGTCATAAAACATGGTACCAGTAATCCGCCCTGGAAATTGATGGCGCAACTCTGCAGTTGCAATGCCGCCCTGTGATCCGCCACCCTGTGCAACTGGATAAGCACGCACAGCGTATGGACCGCCCATATAGATTTGTTCGGCTGAATTTAAGTTCACGGTCGACAATTGACCGGTCACGCCAACATACGCAGAAGTTTCACCACTCTCACTTAATTGCTGCGTACGATTTCCAGAGAAATTAAATTTTGTAAAGTTGGCTGGCGTGTACTGACCGTAACCCTGCAAACTCGTCGCCATGATATCGAGATAGCCGTGTACAACCGATACAGAGCCCGCACTAACGCCGCCGCCGCCAAAACTATCATAATGATTCCCCGACAGTCCAAGCGTGGCATTGTTGATGTTGTAGCTACTCATTGTTTGCATCGTCAATAAGTTTTTATTCATATAACTTTTGACATCGTAATTGGCGTTAATGTTTACGTTCGTGCCTTGCTCACGCACCAAGGGGTAAGCAAGTGATACGCCACCGGTCCAGGCATCACCATAGCCAGCACTAGCACTTTGCGCATAATTACTGACATTCTTATAGTTCAGATAAGTACCAGATACACCTAGACGCAAACCATCTGGAGAAACTGGCAATGAATAAGCGCCCTGCACATACTGAGAGCCCTCGGAATAAATACCATTTATAGATACCTGATCGCCAATACCTAAAGGATTAATGCCATTCAAGACAACCACCCCTTGGTTTGCACCAGTAGTTCTACTGCCGTAGTTATTTGCCTCAACTTTGCCTTGATACCATTGCGGCTCAGTAAGCTGCAGTCTTAATGCGGTATCGCCATCCTTATCACCTGGCTCTAGCTGACTTGCAACAATGGCGCCTGGGGTTTCGTTCAAAATTAACAAGGCACGTTCAACTGCCTTTGTATTTAATGGCTGACCAATCGGATTTGCATAGGTAATATATTCAGCCGCCCGATCTTTGCCAAAGCGTGTTGGGCCATTCGGAGTGTCCACTATTACGCTACTGAGCTTTGCTTCTGTCACCAAGATTTTGACTACACCGTTGGCAATTTTTTGTGGGGGCAAAATAGCTTGAACGGTATAACCACTCTTGCGATAGAAATCCATTACCGCATTACAAGCATTTTGTAAGTCATCAAAATTAACGGGGCGTCCTACCCAAGCTTTCAGCACCTCTTGCACGCTTGACTCTGGCAGCAAATTGACGCCTTCTAAGGTGAAAGATTTAACCTCAAAAGTGACCTCACCTTGGCTTGGCTGAGTTTGACGTAATGGTTCTTTTGCTGTTGGCTCCGGCAACGCTAGAGGTGATGGCATTGGCAACTGCTTCTCTAGGCCCTGTTGCAGGGCTCCAGCATCAACCTGTGCAAATACAACTGACGGAAAAGCACCAATTACGGCTATAAGAATGGCTAGTGGGCCAATTTGCTTAAAAAACATCTGTCGCAAGTTATTCATGAAATGGAGGCAAAGGATCTAAGTGAATCAATAAATGATTGATTTTATAGATAATTTTTGACTAGTGCTGTTAAAAACCCGCCTCACGCACAAATGTTGCTAAGCCGCCACGTAACACGTCACCCAGGACTGACTTGGGCCAAGCAAAGATAGTGACAGCACCTCGTAGGTATCCGGTAGATATCTTCCCTGGGCTCCCATCAACCTTCAAGCGGACTCGATAGATGGATCGCTCAGGAATAGATTTACTGCCTTGCTGTCTGACCAATACTTGACCGCCAGCTGAAGAGGCCAAGGAACCATCTAACAAGCTTTTACTGGCGTCTCGATCTATAGCGATGACACTTAAACCCACAGACCCCAAACCAGGCGCTTCAGGCACAAATCTACCCCAGTTACCCAAGTCAATACGGTGCAGGTCTGATTCGTCGATATAACAATCAACCACCCAGTGTTCATCATCAATCAGCGTTACCAATTGCATTCCCTTGGGAACCCATTCACCAACAAATAGATCGGGCTCAACATCGACAATTGAGCCTGTAAAAGGAGCTGTAGCATAAAGACGACCACGTTCTGCTACGAGACCTTTTAATTCTTCTGTGGCTGACTGAAGTTGATCACGAAAAATGGGTTGCTGCGTGATTGTGTCCGCAGAAAAACCAGCCGCCCCAAATTGCTTTGTAAGGGTTTGAACTTTAGCTCGCGCTTTAAGCAATTTGACATCCAACTCAGGGGAGTCTAATTTCATAATCAACTCACCAGATTTAACATTGCTTGCAATTGGGGGTGGCAAAACCAATACTTGAGCAGCCTGGAAGGCGATGACTGAAAAGCTTCTCTCTGGCTTTAGCATGCCTTGGGTATTAATGGTCACATCATAGGGAATGACAATTAAGCCTAACAAAATAAGTGATACGTAATAGGCTGGCCGATGCCGCACTACCGGCCCAATTTCAGACCAACGTTTCTTCCAAACAATGAATTCATTCCAAATGGGTCTGGTTAAAAAATACCAAAGCTCCACGCCAAAAAGAATAATGCCTAGGGCTTTAAAGAAGTAGTGATAAACCAATAAAGCAATACCAAAAAATACCACCAAGCGATAAACCCAAGTAATAAAAGCAAATAGCAAAATAAAGGTTTCATACTTTGGTGAAAATTCTTCAGGCTTAGGGTCACCCAAATGAAATAATTTTTCACGCAGCCACCACCGAGCATATCCAAAGCTCCTGGCGTGAAGATTTGGAATGCCTACTGCATCACATAAGAGGAAATAACCATCAAAGCGCATAAAAGGACTGGCATTTACAGCAAAGGTTGCCACCAAAGAAGTGGTGGCCACAAAAAAGCAAACCCCCCGCAGCGCGCCATCAGGCATGAGTGTCCAGGCCAATAAAGCCCAGGCCGCTAATATAATTTCCGTCATAATTCCAGCGCCAGCAATTACTAAACGCTTGTGATGAGAATTGAGCTTCCATGACTCAGTCACATCCGTATAAGCAACTGGCATCATCACAAGGAATGCAACACCCATTGTAGGAACCCGACAGCCAAAGCGTTTTGCAGTTAAGGCATGACCTAGTTCATGCAAGATTTTGATCAGCAGTAATGCAGCGGAATATCCGATCAAGCCATCCCAACTAAACGTATCCACTAAAGTTGCACTAAATAACTGCCACTGCCTAAATACACCCCACACACCCAATAAGAACGCACAAGCTGTTACCTTGAAGAACAGGGGGCTATATAAGAATTGGAGTTGTCCTAAGGCTTTACCTAGATATTTATCAGGCTTAAAGAGGGGCACCCTAAAAAATAAATAGCCATGCAAAAGATGTTGAAAAATACCCTTCTCTCGCGCATTATTTTTGGCATTTAGCCAGGATGTACCGGCAAAGTCGTTGCGTTGAACGAGCTCATTCTCTTCTAAAAACTGGAGAACTACTCCGATAGACTCTTCATCAACATGCAATGTAGTGCCATCATTAATCGCTTCAGTAATTTGCGCTGCATTACCCATCTTAATGCGGGAAATCACTTCAAAGGCAATCCAATCTAAAGAGAAGTACTGGTTTCGCGCAGGATCATGCAGTGTCCAGGTAGGCGCCCCGGAAGGATCAGCCGGCCCAGCATGAATAGTCAGGTCTTCGCGCAGACTAGGCCACGGTTTCTCCTGGCTAAACATGAATTACAGTCCTAGATACTGACGTACAAATGCGATTGGCTTACGCAACACCCAATAGGACAAGGGTACAAATTGTCCAGAGACTCTTGCGGTACCTTTTAATCCTATTCGAGCCGGTGACTCACCAGAATCGATAGTAGCCCTTAAGCGATAGGCATAAGTGCCATCGGGGCGCTGCATTGCCTCATGACCTAGATAGCGCATCTTGGCATCTATTGGGGATAAAGGGCTGGCATTTAAATAGAGGGTTACAGAAGCTTCATCTGGCAGTTGGATTGCTTCATTTAGCGGTATCCAGGCTTCAATTTCTGATTGGTTTTCATTTGCAATCACCATAATCTTTTCACCCGCAACTACTGGTTTGCCAATCCACTCTGAAGGCTCATCAAAAAGTGCAACTCCAGATCTTGGGGCCTTGATTTGCGCCTTGGCCAATAATTCTTTGAGATAGTCAGCCTCTAGGCGCTTTTCGGTTGCCTTGCCCTCTTGTGGCACTAACAGCCCACGGCTCTTCGAATCAGATAAGGACTGAAGTGAGCTTTGACGATATTCTGTGGTGGCAATTTGCATCTCTTGCTGAGCAACCTGCAAGCGACTATTCAAAGAAGTGAGGTCTAATTTGAATAAAGGTTGCCCTTCCACAACTTTTTGATTGGGGGTGACAAAAAACTCATCGACTACACCTTCAATGGGCACTCGAATGATGGCAGGATTAGCGGGAACAAGTTCTGCTGGCGCTAATATCGTCAGGCGCACCGGAAATAGAATCGCAATCCAAATAAGCCATTTGATGCGACGCTTTTTATCCTGCCAAATTGCCTTGATTTCCGACTCAATAGTTTCGAATGTCCCGTGTAGTCCTTTTGCTTTCAAAAAAGATAAGGCGGATTTAATTTTTCCACCAACAAACTGCATACCTTTTTTAATCAGACCAAACCAGGTGCTTGGCTTTTTAACAACATTATGAACAACGCCATCAATACCAGCACTTAAGTCGTTGTGGTATTTTTTAATCTCTTCCTGGCCTGGAAGCACGGCGAAAAACTTCAACCACCACTTGCTCAGCTCGCCATGGATTGTTGGTGCATGTAATTTAATCCAGGCATGGGACCAAATATCCATCCACTCAGCCAGCAAACCCATATCTTGCTCTTGCCAAGGATCTTCGCGGCAAAGTAAAAGGCCGGCCGAGAGATTTTCATTACCAATTGGCAACCATAGTGCCTGACTTGGCAAAGACTCGCCCCACTCCGGCAAGTCTTCCGCTTCAATCATGGAAGGAGTTACAGAAACCGGTTTCTCTTGGGCTGAAAGCGATTTACAAACCCGAGAGAGCCATAATATAAATGGAGAATTTCTATCTAATTGAGAAACGCTTGATTGACTCAGAACACCCTCTTCCCTTACCCAAAAAGCGGCGAGTTGATATGGTGCAAGCGCATAAGTCTCATTCGTCAGAATGAATTGGAGAGACGCTGCGCTTTCAGCATGCCGCGCACGCCGCGCCAGATCCAAAAGAACTAGTACTGGCGGTTTTTGCTGAGGTTGCGCTATGGATTCAGTCATTAAGCAACGAGACGCACAATCGATTCAATTTGAGCGGATAAAGGTGGTTTTCCAGTGAAGCTTTGAGGGCGCGGCGCAAGAGGTTTGATTTTCAGATTTGTTTCTGCCTTATCACCTTTGCTATCAGTTGCATGAATCTTAATATCCAATGGAGTTTGCATCGTCGCTGGAACATCAGCAGTTACCTTGCCAGTAGCGGCATCAAACTTTACCCATGTTGGCAATGGTGCGCCATCTTTCTGAGTTGCAACTAAGGTCAGCGCACCATGGCCGCCAGTAAAAGTGCCTCGCGGGAGGTCGTAATTTACCTGGCCAGATACAGATGGAACCGCATCAGGTGGAGTTAAGGTATTACGAAGACCAGCCTGCGTTACTACTGTCGCTTTCTCTGCAGGCCTATCTGGCGCTTGAGGAGATGCAACCGGCAATGGTATTGGGCCATTAAGTGCAGTATTGGCCAAAGACGCTTTCACAAACTGAGACTTTTGAGCTTGACTAGGAGTGACACTCAAATTAAGCCTATCTTTATCCTTCAGAATTGGTCTGCCCCATGCATCCATTTCCCCAGAGAGATCAATAAACTCAACTTGCATTAAGGCATCGAACGTATTAGGGCCTGAGCTTGGTGGGACGACTTGCGGGTAGAAAATTGGGTAAGTTTGAGGGCCTACTGCAACCGTTGTAGTAGTTGAATCCGCAGAGTTCACCGTAACTGTATAGGTAGCAGTAGCACTTTCTCCACCTGGATCGGTTGCGGTAACGGCAATGTGATAAACACCCGCAGATCCTGCAAGCGGGGTACCGCTAATAGTTCTTGTTGCAGAGTCAAAACTCAAGCCTATGGTAGAAAGCGCAGCGCCACCACTTAATGTTGCCGAATATGTTAACTGCCCTGCTGAGTTATCCACATCCATGAATGCGGGAATAACTTTAGGAGTAATAGCAACATCCTCAATACCGGTTTCATTTGAAATATTTGGTGCTACTGCTGCATCATTAGCGCCATTAATAGTGATTGTCACCACCTGTTGTGTGCCATCAATAGTAGTTACTGTGAAGGTATCGGCTAAGGTCTGATGATCATTCAAGGCCTGGACTTGGGAGTCGCTGTCGTTAAGGGTGTAACTCCAATGACCCGATGAATCAATCGAATATGTTCCATGTGTACTAGCAGCGCTCGAAATTGCGGTGAAAGCGTTGGGCGTATTATCAATGTCGGTATCGGTTAAGGTACCAGTAACAGTAGCGATACCTGCGGTAGCATTGTTGACGCCGCCAGCCTCCAATACAGAACCAGCTACTGTACCGCTAATCGCTGCGGCATCATTAGCCCCATTGATAGTAATAGTCACTACTTTTTGTGTGCCGTCAGCAGTAGTAACGGTAAAAGTATCCGTTAAGAACTGTCCAACATTAAGCGCTTGTATTGTTGGGTTGCTATTACTTAAAGTGAAATTCCAATTTCCAGAGGCATCAATCGTATAGGTTCCATAACCATTAGACGACATCGTTTCAACTAATGCCGGAGTAAACGTATTGGCGGTATTGTCGACATCAGAATCAGCCAGAGTTCCTGAAGTTGATACTGTCATTAAATTAATAGATTCCGTAACAGAACCCGTACTTGTACCACCCACTACTGCGGCATCATTAGCGCCATTGATGGTGATGGTCACTACTTTTTGCGTGCCATCAACAGTAGCGACTGTGAAGGTGTCGGTTAAGGTTTGTCCAACATTAAGAGCCTGTACTGTGGCATTGCTATTACTAACCGTATAGCTCCAATGACCACCGGCATCAATGGTGTATGTGCCATAGCCACCGGTTGAAGTGGTTGCACTAGAAACAGCTGAAAAGGTATTGGCGGTGTTATCAATATCGGTATCAGTCAAGGTGCCAGTTGCAGTCGGCGTTCCAGTAATCGCATTGCTTACCCCGCTAGCCTCTGTTACAGAACCTGTGCTGGTGCCGCTAATCACTGCAGCATCATTAGCGCCATTGATGGTGATGGTGACCACCTGTTGCGTGCCATCAGCAGTAGCGACTGTGAAGGTATCGGTCAACGTTTGGCCAACATTGAGTGCTTGTACTGCAGCATTGGTGTCATCTAAGGTGTAGCTCCAATGACCGCTAGCATCAATGGTGTATGTACCATAGCCACCAGAAGAGGCGGTTGCACTCGCAACGGCAGCAAAGGTATTGGCGGTGTTATCAACATCGGTATCGGTCAAAGTACCGGTAGCAGTGGCGGTGCCTGCTGTGCCATTACTGACTCCACTCTTTTCTGTAACGGAGCCTGTAGTAGCGCCACTCACTACCGCGGCATCATTAGCGCCATTAATGGTGATGGTGAGGGTTGCGGTGGAGACATGCCCTGTATTACCTAAAGCTTCATAGGTAAAGGCGTCAGTAAGAGGTGAACTTCCAGCGTTTAAAGCCTGAACAGTGCTGTTCGCATTGTCTA
This region of Polynucleobacter sp. JS-JIR-II-50 genomic DNA includes:
- a CDS encoding ShlB/FhaC/HecB family hemolysin secretion/activation protein, which encodes MFFKQIGPLAILIAVIGAFPSVVFAQVDAGALQQGLEKQLPMPSPLALPEPTAKEPLRQTQPSQGEVTFEVKSFTLEGVNLLPESSVQEVLKAWVGRPVNFDDLQNACNAVMDFYRKSGYTVQAILPPQKIANGVVKILVTEAKLSSVIVDTPNGPTRFGKDRAAEYITYANPIGQPLNTKAVERALLILNETPGAIVASQLEPGDKDGDTALRLQLTEPQWYQGKVEANNYGSRTTGANQGVVVLNGINPLGIGDQVSINGIYSEGSQYVQGAYSLPVSPDGLRLGVSGTYLNYKNVSNYAQSASAGYGDAWTGGVSLAYPLVREQGTNVNINANYDVKSYMNKNLLTMQTMSSYNINNATLGLSGNHYDSFGGGGVSAGSVSVVHGYLDIMATSLQGYGQYTPANFTKFNFSGNRTQQLSESGETSAYVGVTGQLSTVNLNSAEQIYMGGPYAVRAYPVAQGGGSQGGIATAELRHQFPGRITGTMFYDLGLVQQYKNTYPNWQGLTNANNFYSLQGAGFGAKWDWEGWNLGAMVAWQIGKNPLYSSTGQPVNTDGSTTNPRGWFTGSYQF
- a CDS encoding site-2 protease family protein, translating into MFSQEKPWPSLREDLTIHAGPADPSGAPTWTLHDPARNQYFSLDWIAFEVISRIKMGNAAQITEAINDGTTLHVDEESIGVVLQFLEENELVQRNDFAGTSWLNAKNNAREKGIFQHLLHGYLFFRVPLFKPDKYLGKALGQLQFLYSPLFFKVTACAFLLGVWGVFRQWQLFSATLVDTFSWDGLIGYSAALLLIKILHELGHALTAKRFGCRVPTMGVAFLVMMPVAYTDVTESWKLNSHHKRLVIAGAGIMTEIILAAWALLAWTLMPDGALRGVCFFVATTSLVATFAVNASPFMRFDGYFLLCDAVGIPNLHARSFGYARWWLREKLFHLGDPKPEEFSPKYETFILLFAFITWVYRLVVFFGIALLVYHYFFKALGIILFGVELWYFLTRPIWNEFIVWKKRWSEIGPVVRHRPAYYVSLILLGLIVIPYDVTINTQGMLKPERSFSVIAFQAAQVLVLPPPIASNVKSGELIMKLDSPELDVKLLKARAKVQTLTKQFGAAGFSADTITQQPIFRDQLQSATEELKGLVAERGRLYATAPFTGSIVDVEPDLFVGEWVPKGMQLVTLIDDEHWVVDCYIDESDLHRIDLGNWGRFVPEAPGLGSVGLSVIAIDRDASKSLLDGSLASSAGGQVLVRQQGSKSIPERSIYRVRLKVDGSPGKISTGYLRGAVTIFAWPKSVLGDVLRGGLATFVREAGF
- a CDS encoding peptidylprolyl isomerase, translating into MKKNALISLLTLAATAIVTNVYAQAKSESNLAYEFVATVNGTAITQGLLNLNVKAVTSQGQKDSPELRQAIKEDLINKELIAQEATKLGLAKEIDFPDQVTQLKQNLLLQAFLEDHFKKDPITDAKMREEYDRQRKLMGEGGNGTQYRLSQILVSNETDAIDLIRRIQKGELFGKLAQEYSIDQASKAQGGSLGWVMPGQVIAPVASVIPNLSKGAITQAPIQTQAGWVILKLDDKRAFKIPSFDEAKPQIRQAIVQQYVAETVKNLRANARIVQ
- a CDS encoding efflux RND transporter periplasmic adaptor subunit, with translation MTESIAQPQQKPPVLVLLDLARRARHAESAASLQFILTNETYALAPYQLAAFWVREEGVLSQSSVSQLDRNSPFILWLSRVCKSLSAQEKPVSVTPSMIEAEDLPEWGESLPSQALWLPIGNENLSAGLLLCREDPWQEQDMGLLAEWMDIWSHAWIKLHAPTIHGELSKWWLKFFAVLPGQEEIKKYHNDLSAGIDGVVHNVVKKPSTWFGLIKKGMQFVGGKIKSALSFLKAKGLHGTFETIESEIKAIWQDKKRRIKWLIWIAILFPVRLTILAPAELVPANPAIIRVPIEGVVDEFFVTPNQKVVEGQPLFKLDLTSLNSRLQVAQQEMQIATTEYRQSSLQSLSDSKSRGLLVPQEGKATEKRLEADYLKELLAKAQIKAPRSGVALFDEPSEWIGKPVVAGEKIMVIANENQSEIEAWIPLNEAIQLPDEASVTLYLNASPLSPIDAKMRYLGHEAMQRPDGTYAYRLRATIDSGESPARIGLKGTARVSGQFVPLSYWVLRKPIAFVRQYLGL